Below is a genomic region from Candidatus Eremiobacteraceae bacterium.
GTGATGCCTTGGATTATGCCAAGGCCAATAGCATGGATGATTGCATTCACGTCTGCCCTTTTCCGCGCGGGGGCAGGCGTGAACCTCCGGCGCAAGTCCTAATATGATGACCAAGCTCGCATATGGACCTAAAAGGCCCGGCGCGGCTTGGGCCGGCCGGCGTGCGGCGCTTGAGACGGACCCTCAATCGATCTTGAACTCGTATACGATTCTGTACTCCGCCGTCACGGGCTTACCGTCACGAAGGGGAGCGGTATACAAGCTTGCGTGCGCAGCTGCAAGCGCGGCCGCATCCAGCGCCGCATTGCCCGACGACTGATCTATGGTCGCATCCAGCAGCGAACCATCCGGGCCGATCGTGACGAGCACGATCACGGTTCCCTCGACGCCCTCTTGCATTTGGACATCCGGGTAACTCGGCGTCGCTTTATAGCGGAAGTTTGAGTCCTTCACCGGCAGCACCGTTTCGGCCGTCGGCGTCGCAGTCGGCGGAGCGATGGGCGGCGCGGACGGTGTTGGGGTTTCGGGAAACGGCGTCGTCATAGGCTGCGGCGAGAATTGCGGTTCGACTGAACCGGTCGTGTTCTTCGACGGTCGCACTATGGGCGGCTGTATGTGCGCAGGCGGCGCGGTGACGCTTGGCGTCGGTGGCGGAGGCGTTGGCGGCGGTGTCGGAGTCGGACTAAGCCGCGGTTTCGGCGTCGGAGAGTCAAGGACGATGATTTGCGGCGGCGGTGTTGCTTGCGGTGTGAACTTCGGGAACAACCCTGAACTTGCGCCGCCGAGCATCATGTGAACGATCGCGGAGAACGCGATGAAGCTCGCCGAGAACAGAACGAGCGAATATCGTTCGCGGCGCGAGAAAAGTGGTGGCGAAAGTTTGCTGCCCATGATGCGCGTAAGTCGAGTTCACGCGCATTGAGGTTCATAGCGTGGGCCGACTGGCGTCGGCCCCTTCGGATTGGTCGCGAGCGTTAGCCGTCGAGCTTGAACTCCACGACAAACTTATACTGCTGCTGAACCGGCTTGCCGTTCACGATATACGGCTTGTAACGGCATTCGTGCACGTACTTCAACGCGGCCTGATCCAGCAGCGCGTTGCCGGATGAAGTCGCGATGGTGGCGTCCACAAGGGTTCCGTCAGCGCCGATCGTGAGCAGGACGATGGCGGTCCCTTGAATGCCCTGATCCTGAGCGATTTGCGGATAGTCGAGCGTGGCTTTATAGGCAAGCGACGCGTCCGTGACATCGATCGGACCTTGCGGCGGCGCCTCGGTGGGAGCGACCGTGGGGGCAACGGTCGGCACTGCGGTGGGTACGCCTTGCTCGTTTCCGACCGGCGGCGGCGTGTACGCCGCTTCAGCAGGTCCGCTCGCCGACGTGTCCGTGTTCTGCTTCACGACGTTCAGTTTGATGCGCACCGGTTCCGGCGTGTTCTTCGGCGGCGGCGGCGTGGGAGTTGGCGGCGGCGTGGGCGTGGGTTTCGGCGTGGGCCGCGGTGTGTGGACCATTGTCTGGACAGTCACGATCTGCGGCGGCGGCGTGGCCTCGACTTTGAACTTCGGGAACATCGTCTCGGCCCAGCCGCCGACGCCGAAGTGGACGAGCACGGACGCAGCGATAAACGCGAACGACAAGATGCCGACCGAATATGCCTCACGCTTTGTGAAAAGCGGCGGGACCGTTTGCTTTGCGGTTTGCGGGCCGCCGGCTGAGATCGACACCTATGCGAATCCTTTCGCTAACTCAGTTATTGGTATCTGGCGCGCCGATGATCTTGTTCGCCAAGCCGAACTTATTGAATCCGGCTGCTTTTGCATCGGCCATCAGCGTGAGCACGGTGCCGTACTTCGCGGTGGGCGCCGCTTTGATGATGAGGTCGTCATTCGATGAGTACTGGAACTGAGCGAACAGGTCTTTCATCCGCTGCGGCAGATCGGCTTTCGCGATGACCTCGGCGCCGACTTGGACTTCGTCTTTTGGATTGATGATGATCACGAGCGGCGAGTTCGTGACCTTCTGTTTGTTGAACGCGAGCGGAACCGGCGGCGGTTTCAACAGGGAGGTGAGGATCATGAAGATGATCAGCAGGACCAGCAGCACGTCGGTGAACGGCGTGATGTTGATGGTGGACATGACATCTTCTTCGGGTCCTGAGCCGATGAGCGACATGTGCCTCTCCCCTCTATCCGGTCACGAAGCCGACGTCATCATCGCCCGCTTCGCGGGCGGCGTCGAGGATTTTGATGATCGTCGAGTAGCTCGCCGCTGAGTCGGCCGTCAGCGCGATGTGGCTGAGATAGCCTTGTGCCGCGTGCGCTTTGTGATAGGCGATGGCAGTCGCCATGTCGTTGTACAGACGCGCTTCGCTGGTCCGGCGCCCGTCGATGTACACGACGTTATGCGCGTTGACTTCGACGTCGATCGGGTGCGTCTGAATATTGTTCGCTTTTGGCGGCGTGGGCGGCGCGTGCTTGGCGAGTTCCTTCTGGAATCCGGGCGGCGCCGCAAGGGCTGCGAGGATCATGAAGATGATGAGGAGCACGAGCAAGACGTCCGTGAACGGAGTGATGTTGATCTCCGCCATCACATCGGTGTCTTGCTTCGCTGATGTCAGGCCCATGATGCGCCTCTCTTGCGAGCTGTGAGAACGCTGCTAGTTCGAGCCCGGTCCGGCGGGTTTCGGCGAAGGCGCCGGCGTGGAATTCGGGCGGGCAGACGAACCGGTGGGCCGATACAATTCGGTGGGTATCGGCGCGCCGGAATTGTGGAAGTGCAGCATCTCGGCGAGTTTGTTAGCCGAGACGATCATCTCCTGATTGTACGCCTTGATTCGCGACTTGAAGTAGTTGAAGAAGATCACGGCGACGACGGCGACGGCCAAGCCTGCAGCCGTGGTCACAAGGGCTTCCGACACACCTGCCGCCACGACGGCCGGCGTTGAATTGCCTTTGAGCGCGATGTCGTTGAACGCGCGGATGATGCCGAGCACCGTTCCGAACAATCCGACGAACGGCGCGATGACGGCGACCGTGCCGATGATCGAGAGGTTCGCTTCGAGCGTGTTCAGCTGCTCGAGCAACGCGATCGAGAGCGCGTCTGAGATATCGGCGCGGCTCTTCTCGTGCCGGAACAGACCGAACTGCAGGATCTTGGGCAGCATGCCCCGCTCGCGGTCGCAGACCGCGATGGCGCCCTTGATGTCGTCCTTCGACACCCGGTCGCCGATGTCGCGCAACAGTTGGCTCGGATTCGAGTGCTGCTTCGAGAAGAAGAACAGCCGCTCGAAGACGATGCCGACCGAGAGCACGGAGAGCACGAGCAGGGCCCACATGGCCGGGCCGCCGTGATTGAGAAAATCTAGAAAACCGGTGAACGGATTGCTGCTATCCATAATAGACTCTCGTACCCCTTATGCCGAATCGGCTTGATGCGACGGCGACGCCGGGAGATCACAAAACGCAATAACACAGAAGGCGGGCTCGGAACCCGTCCGTTTTGTGCCGCCCGGGTTTAAACGACTCAACGCGGGTCTCCTACCACGGTGCGTAGGCTTCTCTATCGATTTTCATCGACGAACCGAACAGCAGTGCGGCGCGTGGCCGCCGCACTAGCCGGGCCCCGACGCGCGGTTAGACGCGTCGCTGTGATCAACGCCAGGCATGTCGGTGCCGTTGATCGTCTTGTAGTAGTTGACGACCTGGGTGATGCCTTGCGTATTGTTCTGCGCTTTGAAAATGGCATATGCTTTCTGCAGCGCCGCGTTCGCGTTGTCTTTTTGGTGCTGGTCCGCGCAGGCGATGGCATATGACTCCCACGCGTTTGCGTTGTTGGCGTCGGCCTCAGTTCCGGCTTTGGCGTACTTGAGCGCATCTGCCGAGTAGTCGTTCTTGTCCTTGCTCGCGTTCAATAGGATGTTCGCGATCACGGTATTGTAGTAGGAGGCCTTCGAGGGCGTCGCCTTGATGGCCGCGTCGATCGCCGGCTGGATCTGGTCGGTCTTGCCTTGAGCGGCAGCGACCTTTGCGATGCCGAGCTGAGCGTCGCCCGATTGCGGACTCAGCGCCAGCGCCTTTGCGTAGGCAGCCTGTGCGCCGGCCCAGTTGGACATATTAAGGTAGACATCGCCGAGCGCGTTCTGCCATTGCGGGTCGTTGGGGGCGATTTCGATGAGCTGCTGCAGTGGACTGATGGCCTGCGAGAACTGGTTCT
It encodes:
- a CDS encoding energy transducer TonB: MGSKLSPPLFSRRERYSLVLFSASFIAFSAIVHMMLGGASSGLFPKFTPQATPPPQIIVLDSPTPKPRLSPTPTPPPTPPPPTPSVTAPPAHIQPPIVRPSKNTTGSVEPQFSPQPMTTPFPETPTPSAPPIAPPTATPTAETVLPVKDSNFRYKATPSYPDVQMQEGVEGTVIVLVTIGPDGSLLDATIDQSSGNAALDAAALAAAHASLYTAPLRDGKPVTAEYRIVYEFKID
- a CDS encoding energy transducer TonB; translated protein: MSISAGGPQTAKQTVPPLFTKREAYSVGILSFAFIAASVLVHFGVGGWAETMFPKFKVEATPPPQIVTVQTMVHTPRPTPKPTPTPPPTPTPPPPKNTPEPVRIKLNVVKQNTDTSASGPAEAAYTPPPVGNEQGVPTAVPTVAPTVAPTEAPPQGPIDVTDASLAYKATLDYPQIAQDQGIQGTAIVLLTIGADGTLVDATIATSSGNALLDQAALKYVHECRYKPYIVNGKPVQQQYKFVVEFKLDG
- a CDS encoding biopolymer transporter ExbD, with product MSLIGSGPEEDVMSTINITPFTDVLLVLLIIFMILTSLLKPPPVPLAFNKQKVTNSPLVIIINPKDEVQVGAEVIAKADLPQRMKDLFAQFQYSSNDDLIIKAAPTAKYGTVLTLMADAKAAGFNKFGLANKIIGAPDTNN
- a CDS encoding biopolymer transporter ExbD, which codes for MGLTSAKQDTDVMAEINITPFTDVLLVLLIIFMILAALAAPPGFQKELAKHAPPTPPKANNIQTHPIDVEVNAHNVVYIDGRRTSEARLYNDMATAIAYHKAHAAQGYLSHIALTADSAASYSTIIKILDAAREAGDDDVGFVTG
- a CDS encoding MotA/TolQ/ExbB proton channel family protein; this translates as MDSSNPFTGFLDFLNHGGPAMWALLVLSVLSVGIVFERLFFFSKQHSNPSQLLRDIGDRVSKDDIKGAIAVCDRERGMLPKILQFGLFRHEKSRADISDALSIALLEQLNTLEANLSIIGTVAVIAPFVGLFGTVLGIIRAFNDIALKGNSTPAVVAAGVSEALVTTAAGLAVAVVAVIFFNYFKSRIKAYNQEMIVSANKLAEMLHFHNSGAPIPTELYRPTGSSARPNSTPAPSPKPAGPGSN